The Pygocentrus nattereri isolate fPygNat1 chromosome 1, fPygNat1.pri, whole genome shotgun sequence genome window below encodes:
- the tnfsf14 gene encoding tumor necrosis factor ligand superfamily member 14: protein MASKCAEYPSVFVVDSRAGIPPLPPKPGQMQAQRRRNRMTQTMLYLLVSMALFGIVVEACFIYHLYKTKQSSELPQNEKTPNAGARKGEQVMDHPTVPPKRTRPPLFQKPLKPLAHLTAGSERPSADGVMPWREEPELHKLEYKENKLVVEKEGYYYIYSKLCFDADDISYYHTMVMTTPRYMGTSPIELLRNRYHGDHTKPLKNVGSIQNSYLGGVFHLLKGDAVYVVVKSGRVLLQTSADNYFGMFMV from the exons ATGGCTAGTAAATGTGCTGAGTATCCCTCTGTGTTCGTGGTGGACAGCCGGGCCGGAATCCCTCCTTTACCCCCCAAGCCGGGCCAAATGCAGGCCCAAAGACGGAGAAACAGAATGACCCAGACCATGCTCTACTTACTGGTCTCCATGGCTCTGTTTGGCATAGTTGTGGAGGCTTGCTTCATCTACCACCTCTACAAGACAAAGCAAAGCTCA gAACTGCCTCAGAATGAGAAAACTCCAAACGCCGGTGCAAGAAAAG GTGAACAGGTCATGGACCACCCTACAGTCCCTCCAAAGAGGACAAGACCACCTCTATTTCAGAAGCCTTTAAAGCCACTAGCACATCTGACAG CTGGCAGTGAACGGCCCAGTGCAGACGGAGTCATGCCATGGAGAGAGGAACCAGAACTTCACAAGCTGGAGTACAAAGAAAATAAGCTGGTGGTTGAGAAAGAGGGCTATTACTACATCTACTCCAAACTCTGCTTTGATGCAGATGATATCTCCTATTACCATACGATGGTGATGACCACGCCACGCTACATGGGCACATCTCCTATCGAGCTTCTACGTAACCGCTACCATGGAGACCACACCAAACCCCTCAAAAATGTAGGCTCCATTCAAAACAGCTACCTTGGTGGTGTGTTCCATCTTCTCAAAGGTGATGCTGTTTATGTTGTGGTGAAAAGTGGCAGGGTTCTCCTGCAAACTTCAGCAGATAACTATTTTGGTATGTTCATGGTGTAA